GCTGATTTTAAAGAATGTCGTGACGCTTTGCATTCCGTTTACTATGTGGCGTCTTACTATGTTCGACCTTGTGTATGCCATGACTTCGGGAGGACCGGGCGAGGATACGGCGCTGATTGCTTACCGGATCACAACAGAAGCCTTTACGAACCTGAATATCGGGTATGCATCGGCTCTCGCGATAATGCTGTTGATTGTTATGCTGATATTCAGCGCGCTGAATATGAAGCTGGTTAGTAAAATGGAGAGTTAGGAGGAGACGCTGTGAATAAGGAGCTTGTTTATAAAAAGGTATTTGGTACAGTGATGAGGGGGCTGCTGATTTTTGTGGTGTCATTTATCATTCTTCTTCCGCTGTACTGGATATTTATTTCGTCCATCACACCATCTGCGGAGCTGTTTCAATCGCCGATAGATTATCTGCCGGACCATCCGACGCTGGAAAATTACAAATATCTGATTGAGAATGTAGGTTTGCTGGAAAAGGTGGGAAATACGGTTATTATCGTGGGACTGACGATTCTGGTAAGTACCGTTCTGTGTGTACTGGCGGCGTATGCATTCTCCAGATTTAAATCCAGAACGGTTTCCCTGGCTTTTGGCTTTATAATCGCAACGATGCTGATACCGGATATTGTACTTGCGCGTCCTTTATATACGTTTATGCAGGAGGTAAAGCTGTACGATACATATCCGGGGCTGATTATCCTGTATATCAGCGCGGTCATCCCCTTTACTGTGCTGATTCTCCGCAATTTTGTCGGGGAAATCCCGGAGGCGCTGGAGGAGGCGGCCGCTATAGACGGGGCGACTTTACTGCAGAGGGTATTTTATGTTATAATTCCGTTGATGAAACCGGCGATAGCGACCGTTTGTATTATCAATTTTATTACGTGTCTGAATAACTTTTTTACACCGCTGTTTTTTGCGAATAATATTCAGGTGCTGTCGGTATCCATTGTACAGCTTCCGCTGCGCAATAATATGTATGCGGTTCCGTGGGACCTGGTCAGCGCTATGGGCTGGATTATTTTGCTGCCGATTATTATTTTTGTGGCAGTTTTCGAAAAACAGATTATGGAAGGTATTATGGCGGGAGGAGTAAAGGCATGAATGATTTTATCAATAATATGAGTACACTGATGTTTCAGAAGAAGGGACAGAGCAGGGCGATTAATCAGGAAAATCCCACCGGAGAAAAGGGAAAGGGCGGAATGGCGGCAAGCCATCTGGGACCGGGACGCAAAGGCTCACCGTGTATGCGCGGGGTAAAACCGGGAGAGACGAGAGTGCTGGCGGAAATAGAGGGCTGCGGCGTAATCCAGCATATCTGGATTACAGTAGCGGACCGGACGGACAGCGATTATTTTGTTTTGCGGGATTTAGTCTTGCGGATGTACTGGGATGATGAAGAGGAGCCGTCGGTGGAGAGCCCGCTGGGAGATTTTTTCTGCTGCGGCTTCGGTCGGGACTGCATAGTTAATTCCATGCTGGTTGTGGTGAATCCGGCGAGGGGATTTAACAGCTATTTCCCGATGCCTTTCCGGAAAAAAGCGCGGATCACGATTGAAAACCAGCATGAAGCGGAGCTGGGGGCATTCTTTTATCAGATAGATTATACATTATATGAAGAATTGCCGGAGGATATCGCATATTTTCATGCACAGTGGCGCCGGGAAAAAATCACGGAGCTTCGAAAGGACTACACGATTCTGGATGGCGTGAAGGGAAAGGGACATTATGTGGGAACCTATATGGCGCTTGCTACGCTGGAACGCTATTGGTGGGGAGAAGGAGAACTGAAAATTTATCTGGATGGTGATGAACAGTATCCTACCATCTGCGGAACCGGAACAGAGGATTACTTCGGGGGGTCCTGGAGCTTTGCTTCTGTGGAAAATGGTGTGACGGTGGAGCATACATATAATACGCCTTTTATGGGGTATCCGTATTTCTCACGCGAGGATAACACGGTGTTTAATCAATATCACATGAATGATAAGCCGACGGAACGCGGCTTTTACCGCTGGCATATCATGGACCCTGTTTTGTTTGATGAGGATATCAAAGTTACCATCCAGCAGATTGGTGTGTGCCATAAAGGGCTTTTTGAGCGCCAGGATGATGTGTCG
This is a stretch of genomic DNA from Marvinbryantia formatexigens DSM 14469. It encodes these proteins:
- a CDS encoding carbohydrate ABC transporter permease produces the protein MRGLLIFVVSFIILLPLYWIFISSITPSAELFQSPIDYLPDHPTLENYKYLIENVGLLEKVGNTVIIVGLTILVSTVLCVLAAYAFSRFKSRTVSLAFGFIIATMLIPDIVLARPLYTFMQEVKLYDTYPGLIILYISAVIPFTVLILRNFVGEIPEALEEAAAIDGATLLQRVFYVIIPLMKPAIATVCIINFITCLNNFFTPLFFANNIQVLSVSIVQLPLRNNMYAVPWDLVSAMGWIILLPIIIFVAVFEKQIMEGIMAGGVKA
- a CDS encoding glycoside hydrolase family 172 protein; this encodes MNDFINNMSTLMFQKKGQSRAINQENPTGEKGKGGMAASHLGPGRKGSPCMRGVKPGETRVLAEIEGCGVIQHIWITVADRTDSDYFVLRDLVLRMYWDDEEEPSVESPLGDFFCCGFGRDCIVNSMLVVVNPARGFNSYFPMPFRKKARITIENQHEAELGAFFYQIDYTLYEELPEDIAYFHAQWRREKITELRKDYTILDGVKGKGHYVGTYMALATLERYWWGEGELKIYLDGDEQYPTICGTGTEDYFGGSWSFASVENGVTVEHTYNTPFMGYPYFSREDNTVFNQYHMNDKPTERGFYRWHIMDPVLFDEDIKVTIQQIGVCHKGLFERQDDVSSVAYWYQSEPHNPFPKLPPKEERWPR